The Liolophura sinensis isolate JHLJ2023 chromosome 8, CUHK_Ljap_v2, whole genome shotgun sequence sequence CTTGTGACTCCTTTTTTCCTGACCACAATTATGCACAACTATTATCCATGGaactttcatgtacattttgtacctAAAACCATCTGAGTGGTGTGTTACAAAGTAAAGCTGACAAATCATTGCAACACAATTCAGCTCCATATTCGCAGCTGGACGAGCTGCATTCTGGCGCACatggtgttgagtgttgtgttggaatcttgtgACAACTTTACCAAGCTCAGTACAAAAGAGACTCGCGTTTTGCGGCTAAAAATATTTCCCATGCCAGAAATGACCTCTTGAAGACAAGACACACATGTAGTGTGGGTATAATTATACGATGAAATTGACAATGCGTAGTGATTACTTCATGTGCACTTCGCCATGGTGATATACAAATTCTAGCTTCATCTCATCACTGGATATTTTACCAAAAGTCGTTTTGTTAATGTGACCTTTACTGTATTATGTACACCCTGCTAGATTGTCGATGAGGTCTGAACGTGTTATGGCAGGCCAAATAATGCTCGTGGATAGAAACGAGTGTAAAGCAGATTATCTTTTCTTTTGCTCTATGAACATTGTTTCgttatttctgtactttttgagCCGTAGTTCTGTTGTATACCTGAAACAACGTACATTTTTATATTCTACATTTGCACTCCTTAAGTCCTATGATCTTTACGTCGTGACAACGAGTTTCCTCCATTTGTTAACATGATTCCTGTTCGAATGGTGAAACATGATGGTGAAACCTGGTGAAAAATGCTTTCGTCAGTCGTTATAACATCAAGAATGATGTCCGAAATGAATTGGTGTGAAGTGTGCAATAATAAATATCTAAGCTAACACATGGGATCGTGTATCTCATTTCTCAGTAGGCGTAAATGACTAAGATGTTGGAACTCCGGTTTCCTTTTGCTTTAAACTTTGTGACAGgctaccagtcaaataaatatcgGATGTCTGTATACATGCTGCTTTCCATGTGTACCCTAGAAAAGCTATAGTTTCGGACAAGATTTACATCAACATATTGTATTTAAGCTATGAAGAGAACCACCCACTTTTCCTTATCTATCCATCACCTTGGCCTGCCCGTTTTCTATCTTGGGATGCTGTTAACAGAATCTTGCCGTCCCACTATGTCTTTATAGTTCATTTTCCCTCTGTAGATAAACTATAGGCTTTTATCACGGCTGCACTGATGTGTTATCTAACAGCCACAACTGCCTGGTTACCGAAACACCGACTCACTGAAGTTCAAGTTAACAAGAGCttttaaaacaatatatctgcgatcgctgtgagttcaagtccagctcatgctgacttcctctccgaccgtaactggaaagatctgtcagcaagctgctgatggtcgtgggattaccccgggctctgcccagtttcctcccaaaattatgctggccgccgtcgtataagtgaaatattcttgtgtacggcgtaaaacaccaatcaaataaataaataaataaataaagcaatataTCGCATAAAGAAGAACTGAAAACGAGAACTGAAGTCTGAAGTGTTTTTGTCTTGTGCACGCAGGCTGTGATTTGGGTGCTGCGTCATGTTTGGTGTACGTTTGTTGTCATTGGCGAATGGGgtcgtcatgtctggtgtacgTATTCTGCGATTGGTTGTGCGTCAAGCCTCTTGTATGTATGCAGTGACTGTGAGGTGCGCCATGTCAGGCGTACGCACGCTGTGGTGTGGGTGATCTGTTACGTCTAGTGTACATAACCTGTGAATCTCAGTCTGAATGACAATAGGTCTGTGGGCTTAAGGATGTAAAGATCCAAATCCGAAGCTCACCTTCATCCTCCGGCAATAAAGATGTTATAACACAAGCCAGCTGAACAAATGAATCTTCAGTTTAGCGGATTTATTTTTCTACTTGTACAAAAACAGAAGTCACcatttctttaacatttttgctATTTTATTTGAGTCTAACATAAGACATAATTTTAAAATCGGGCTGTTTTAGCCACAAAATACCACACTGCATAAGTTAAGACAAGCCATGAAACTCTTAACGTCATGAGGAGGGCGTGGCAAGACCATTATGCACACCACTGGGCAGCCTTCGCGTCACGTGACGATAAGCCAAATATGCGTAGTAGTCACTTTCATTcaatctgcaaaaaaaaaacaaaaatgtaaataaatttatgattgtacattattaaacaaaaaaaaaacagttgtatgAGAAAATTATTATTCTctgctctgtttggtttccagCCACTTTGATACAAACCATcttcatatgagtgaaaaattcgtgattgcggtgtaaaacactaatgagataaataaataattaactaaAAGCACTAAACATACTCGATGACCCAAAACGATTCATTTGGCTTCCGGTTATTGTTATCATATAATAGAAAGCATAAAATGTACTGAGGTTGTGGCCAAGTTTGaatcaataaatattaaaaccaaCCTTGGCACGCATGTTTCTAAAACTAAAGTAGTTTATGTAAAAAGTAAATGTGAAACAACAATTCTAGTAATCCAGGCTAATGTAATATACACGCATATACACAAAAAGTTGCATTGTGACTGATGTGTCACGCAAAAGCATTATAGCCATTCTGTAGTTTTTAAATGGCTTACATACCGTGCACAAATATTTTGGGACATGACATACAAAAACTAATGCAGACGTTGCCTATTACGACTATAAAACAGACATTGATGACGGATTAACACAATTAAAGCATTAAATTAACAGGCCTagtttacattgttttcaacGATAGTAATCGTTAATAATAAAAGATCTGACGTAAAAGTCACGATACAAGGGAAGGTTTCTCATAAGGCAGTCGATAATTCACACACCATAAAACGTATCCATCTCAAGATTATTGGTAGAGAATCAACCATAAAATGCCTAAGTAAAATGTTATGTCATAAGTAAATAGATATCTAGTTTAGCCAAATACGGCATGTCAGGAACGAAAAAgtgatatataggcctacacagaaggCCATTATCCGAATGTCCGGCCTGTTGAAAACACCAAATCGGGATCTTCTGCCACTTGTTggtcaaattttgatttttgcGGAACACATTGAGGCTCTCCACCATATCCATAACGGTTAATGTCCACTGTAGGCGCTGAGTTGTCAGAGGCATATTTCAGCTCCGTGTAGATGGCGTTCTTAGAGCCTGATGACGGGTCCTCCGTGAAGTAGTTGTATGGAAGCAGGAAGAACTGTAGTTGTCCTCCCGGCGTCGGTGTAATTGGCAGATCCTCGGTATGAGGGATGTGATGAATGCCCATTGTGAGCCAAGCCACAAGATCCTGcaacaaatacaaaatgtaacCTGTCAGACTCAATCACATATTCATTGTCGTTACTATGGAAAACTGCCAACAACTAGTACGGCTACACAAAGCCAATTACAGTGGATGTTTCCTCGACGCTTTGTTCGTGTCTGCTTCTCTTCGATAGTTCATCAACCATGCATTCGGTCAGTGTATCTTTTTCcttgagagttatctcccctcatCACACAGTGCGTGACCTACTATGTTGTTAGGCTTCATACCATATTGAACAGATTTAAGCTGGACAAAAAACGCCGAACATTTTAAGAAACCGTTCCAATTGTCTTATCGCTTATTCTCAAGACATAGGAAGAAATTAACAACAAAGCAACAAATAATACGTATCTATGAAGAGCGTGttaaaatgaagaatataaTCGACGAATATCAACTTATCTTACTCATCTAACATAAATTGAATTGAAGAgctttcattttattcattcatggGTGTTGAACGCCATGGTCAAGATTTGTCTTGTCTGCGAGAAAATGgtatatgggtgaagaaaaccggagtgcccagatAAAACTCTTGACCCCCAAGATTATCATGTCAAACCGCAATCATAGCAAGTGGAGCTGATTCAAACCTATAAAACTTAGCGGTCAATGCCCTGGTAATTTCCGCGAAAAATAAAGTCAAAGATATAGTCGTAGTTTGCAACAGTCAGAACAGTTCTAAGAATGAGCACATTGTCCATCATGCTTCCAGAGAACCATCCAGCGTGTTTGCCGTAGGAGTGATGTCTCCTCAATGGGACTCCCGTGGCTTGTTCGAACAAACATAGGGAGTTCTCATACACGACTGGTTCAGAAGATGCCTCCAATACGTGGCGGGAAGGCAGAAAAGTCGAGTGATCCGGACAATCCGCGCCTGGGATTAGAGCTTTTGACAAGGAGCCGATCAGAGCAACGCTGTCCACAAAGTCGGCAAATCTGTGTGACGGGCTATTAGCCGAGTAGAACACGACTATTTCCTGCAGACTAATTTCGCATGCAATTCTTTCTCCACgatatctgacatcaaacaACATCGGACCTGTATTTGTAGACATACGATATTCAAACGCCCAACCCATATACTCCACGTGCTGCCCTTTGATTGTGTAACGCTTTCCGTCAGGCTCAACCTGAATTGGACTCCGCAAAGGTTTACTGGGAAAGGGTTCTCCGCGCTGATTTGAAGTCGAAAATGTACTTTCATCTACTTGGGGAAATTTCAtaacaattttttccactttattGTTCTCATAAGCACTGACAAGGTCGTCCATGCTGTTGAACAACTGTTGATTGTACCatacttttgttattttgaattttgacgGGTCCGCACCGTCTAGATTGACCAAAACCTTAAAGTCCAACGGATGCAAAGCATAGTACTTTACATCATGATTAATCCAAAACCACATGTTGCGTGTCAATTTGCCGTAGTTCGAGGCGGAGACAGGAGTTATGTAAAACGTCAAGCATTTGATGCCGCAATCAGAGAAACTGGCGTCAAAACTCTCCAATAAAATTCTTCTACCTTTTTGCTCAATTTCTCCTACAAATACATACTTAACAATCCCTTCGAATTCTTTTAACGTAATTGGTCTGTATGTGAAAGGCACTGAATCTTTGCCATTCCTGTAGATGATTGTATGAAAAGTTGGATTGGGCAGAGGACCCACTTCGCATTCCTCGATCCTGGGCACATCCAAATCTCCCCGAAATATCACTACTTTGGCACGGCGTTCCGGAGCATCAGCCTGGTTATCCAGGTGATTCAACACGGCCGTTTTGTTCGCGACGTTTAATTCGACAAAATAAATGTAGCTGGTGTTCAGTGACGCATCTAAAGATTGCACCACGTTCAAATCGGATTGTTGATAGAGGTAGTCAACAACAGCACGCAGTTCTGCTGTTGTTAGGTCTGAAAACACGCTCGGACTGTCCTGCTCTCTGATGTCTATGTTTTCATCACCAGAAGCACATGGAGGAGCGAATTTCTCCTCCAGCTCCTTGTTTTTAAGGACCAGAACTACAGCTAGAGCCACTGCTAAGCCGACAACCAAAAGTCCACAAACGATACCACACTCCTTCCAGCGACCGTACCGGCGTTGTGGATATTCACTCACCATTGTCAACGGTCTGTGTAATCAGATAAGAAACAAGAAGAATTAACAGTTAGTATTTAAGACATTTTCTCAAGAATTGTTGTGCCTAATCATTTAAGGCCTAAACTGAACACGGAAGACGTTCTGGTCATTATATGGACATTTTTGCCATTCCCAATAGAGGGAACTaacacgccagcacggcgcaatgacgcACGAGCCTCTCACCCCCAAAACGGGAAAGATAATCCCTTGAGAAAATAGGTCATCATTCACTTCAACATTGAAACGTGTTAACCATTCATTCGCTCTTCGTGTCGCTCTTTAATTTTTCTAGCATCTCATCAGACTTACTTTGGGTAGGTGACAATGTGCGTGACATTTACAATACATGAGCAGATATTTATGGGGAGAAGACTAAAAATTTACAATGATGCATACTTTACATACGTCCAGCCCAAGCTCAATCCCATTTTTGCCAGATATGAATTTGACAGACATGTACAATGCGATGACTCAATTGAGCAATTTGTCTCGACTAAAACTACTGGCACAGGATTGTGCATTCAGTGAAAAAGATGACAGGATCAGAGATTGTGTTCTGCATCGGTTCACAAGTTAAGAGACAAAAATCATTAATGAGGGAAAGAAATTTACACATTCCGACGCTATTCAAATCAACCAAAACTTTAAATATGCTCAAGAGCAGCTTAAGTCCATGAAGCAGCCTGCTAAAACCGAGCGATCCTCTGCAGTTCATATTCATGCTGCAGACCGTAGGAGTAACAACAGCTGCCGTTATGGTCGTTCTACAAACAGACGTGGACGAAGAAATTTCAAACAGGGATAGGACAggccaaacaaacaaacgaataCCAATTCAAAGCAGAAGACGGTATGTTCTGAATGTGAATACTTTCACACAGCCAGAGACAACTATCCAGCCAAAGGCCGCCAGTGTGATGTGTGCAAAAATGGAACCACTTCTCATCTGTGCGCATTAAATCAATATTCCGCATAATGAGGATAGCCATGTCATAAACCATTGATACTATTGATGATCAAGCATTTCCTGAATTGATGGGTGTAACACCCCTCTTaaattcacaaattcacaaGTTAACAATTTGCTATATCAGACACATTGAAGCCCTCATCTTATAATGGTAATGTCCTTAAAACAAAGGGTCACAACTACTTAGGGAGTAAACAGGACATGTTCCTTTATCCTGGACACCCAGTCTTCAATTTTGGGCATGAAACCATGCATTGATGAACTCATGATTTGGTTATATTAAACTGGTGTTTTCAGCGGATGAGTCAAATTTGCCAGTAAAATCAGTGACAAATGATCACAAGCCCTTATACAAAAGGATGATGAATACACTGATGCATTCACAGGCATATGCAATGTACCAGTTGAATGTAACATACAATTAGATCCCAGTGAAGCACCTGTATTTCACCCATCTCGAATAACTACGTGAcgaatttatttgaatggaaaCTCAGAGGAAATCACAAAGGTAGAACAGCCATCTGAACGGCTAAATTATTTCGTTCTTGTCAAAACGCCAGACAGTGGCAAACTTCGTGTGTGCttagtgttacgacccaaactgtctgtattataaagagatggcttgttcgaaatacacgacagtttaaccgcacaaaaatgtaaccaaaaccagcagattttatttctcaacaatttattaggtttacaGATATCAAGACTTATGCAAACACTAAAGTACTTAATTTTAACAAGATAGGATAGCAATATctgtacaaatactaaagtacttacatgcacgacggtgt is a genomic window containing:
- the LOC135473628 gene encoding putative amine oxidase [copper-containing] translates to MVSEYPQRRYGRWKECGIVCGLLVVGLAVALAVVLVLKNKELEEKFAPPCASGDENIDIREQDSPSVFSDLTTAELRAVVDYLYQQSDLNVVQSLDASLNTSYIYFVELNVANKTAVLNHLDNQADAPERRAKVVIFRGDLDVPRIEECEVGPLPNPTFHTIIYRNGKDSVPFTYRPITLKEFEGIVKYVFVGEIEQKGRRILLESFDASFSDCGIKCLTFYITPVSASNYGKLTRNMWFWINHDVKYYALHPLDFKVLVNLDGADPSKFKITKVWYNQQLFNSMDDLVSAYENNKVEKIVMKFPQVDESTFSTSNQRGEPFPSKPLRSPIQVEPDGKRYTIKGQHVEYMGWAFEYRMSTNTGPMLFDVRYRGERIACEISLQEIVVFYSANSPSHRFADFVDSVALIGSLSKALIPGADCPDHSTFLPSRHVLEASSEPVVYENSLCLFEQATGVPLRRHHSYGKHAGWFSGSMMDNVLILRTVLTVANYDYIFDFIFRGNYQGYILYLLQDLVAWLTMGIHHIPHTEDLPITPTPGGQLQFFLLPYNYFTEDPSSGSKNAIYTELKYASDNSAPTVDINRYGYGGEPQCVPQKSKFDQQVAEDPDLVFSTGRTFG